Below is a window of Flavobacterium cyclinae DNA.
AATTTTTGATATTGGTTACTTTGTTATAAACAATAAATAACTATTTATCATGATTAAAATTTTACCATTTGCCCTTTTATTTTCAACCCTCAATATATTTTCACAAGGAGGAAGTCTAGATACTTCTTTTGGTACAGGAGGAAAAGTAACAACATCAATAAATTCTGGTGCTGATATTGCTTATGCTACTGTTTTACAATCTGATGGAAAAATTCTTGTTTCAGGAACTACCAATAGTAGTATTTCAGGAAAAGATTTCTTTTGTATTAGATATAATACGGATGGAACATTAGATACTTCATTTGGTACAAACGGAATTGCTACATTTGATTTACAAGGTGGTAGTGATGATGTTGCTTATGCTATGTCACTTTTATCAGATGGTAATATTCTTTTAGCTGGTTTTTCTGATGATGGTAGTAATAAAAATGCCGCTATTATCCGTATTACATCTAATGGAACTTTAGATACAACTTTTGGAACTGCAGGAAAAGTTTATACTGAATTTATTTCGGGTAGAGCTGATGAAATTAAAGTAATTAAAATTCACGCTTTAACAGGCAATTTAATTGTGGGCGGAACATCTTCTGCAACTTCTACAAATTCTCAAGGTGTTATTGCAAGATATACAAGCAATGGTGTTCTTGATACTAATTTTAATACCACTGGAATTGTTACCTTGCCTAATGGTTCTGGTAGTGGGACTTACTTTCATACAATTGAAGATTTAGCAGTAAAATCAAATGGTAAAATTTCAGCAGTAGGTTGGATCAATCAACAAGGTTTATCTTGGAGTGCTAATCATTACGGATGTAGATTAAACAGTAATGGTTCCTTAGATACAACATTTTCAACGGATGGATTAATTGTAACAAATGGAGGCTTTAACGGAGATGATAAATCATTTTCAATAATTTTGAATTCAGATGATAGTTTTTTATTTGCCGGTGGTGGTTATTTAACAGATTTGCAGTATGATTATTTTTTAGGTTTATATAATTCTTCTGGTTCTACTGCTCAAGGTAAAGCATCATTTAATTTTGCTACACTAAATAAAGATATTATTTATGGCACGGGTGTAGATAGCACAGGCAAGATTGTTATGGTCGGTTCAAGTGTTGCTTCAGTTAGTAGCTCAACTTTTGGCTTGGCTAGAGTGAATTCTGATTATACTGTAGATACTTCATTTGGAACTTCTGGTAAAGTAACAACTACTTTTGGTACCAATACAACAAATGAGGCTTTTGATATGGCAATTCAATCGGATGATAAAATTATTGCTGTAGGTTACACAGGTAATGATATTGCAATAGCTCGATATAATAATGCAACTTTATCAGCTAATGATTTTGATAAAAATACAATTACAATTTATCCAAATCCAGTTAAAAATACATTACATCTAGATTTATCAAATCATTCTGAAAATTTAGGAAAAGAATTTCAAATTTTTGATGCTAATGGAAGAGTTGTTTTAAAAGGTAAAATAGATGAAATTAATAAAGCTCTTGATGTTTCAAGTATGCAAAATGGATTATATTTTATAAAAATTGGAGAAGTTTTAAGTAAGTTTGTTAAGCAATAAACACTTGAAAAAAAGTAACTGTAAAAGTTGCTTTTTTTTTTACAACATAAATTACCAGTTATAATAAATAAAAATTACTTTAATTCACTAGTTATGGATAATGATAAATTGATTGAAAAAGTATTTGAAATGCTCAAAAAAAATGAACTTTCTTATCGTATTGATAATTCTTTAAAAGCTTATAATCTCACTACTTCAGAAATTTCTATTATTAGAGAAGAAGCTACAAGAAAATATAAGTACTATGTTGTTGAAACCCTAAAAAAGCGAAATAAAATTTGTTTTTACATCGGTGTAGGTTTAATCGTTTTGGTATCCATACTTTTCTTTTTTTATTTACCTACAACTAGTATAGTTGATAACGTAACTTTAATATCAATTTTTGGTGCAGTTTTATTGAGTTTTTCTATCTATTTTTCATACGTTTTTTATAACTCATGGTATCCTGAAAATATTTCCGAAAACGCTACTCTTGATTTTGATCTTGGTGGCTTTTTCTCTTTTTTTGTTCCATTAGCTTTTATTCCAAGTTTTATTTTTTTCTTTTTAATTCAAAATCGTATTGAAAATGGAGCTAAAAAAACACTTATAGAAACTAAAGTTGAAACAGTAGGGGTAATAACGTCAGGAGCTTTTTATGAGTCAAGAAGCTTAAAAGGGAGACGTTCTAATGATGCTGAGATTACGGTTAAGTTTATAACAAAAGATAAAGATAAAAGAACAATAAAAAAGACTATTGAAATTATGCCTAATGAGTTTAACAATTATTACAAAGGGCAAAAAGTCAATTTAATTTACTCAAGTGTAAACCCGTATAATTTTATGCTTCTGAATTCTGATGAAGAAGTAAGGGCTATTTTTAAAACAGAAGAAAGAGCAATAGTTTTTGATGATTTAACTGCTTTTTTAGAAAAAAATCAAAAGCAAATTTCGGAGAAACTTAATACTATCTCTTATGGTTGGAATTACGATTCAAACAAGAACTCATGGATCAATTCAAGCAGAGAATCTTTAATAATGAAGAAAGATTCCGATATTTTGTTTTTTCCTCGAAAAGGGATGGAAATGTTTTTAGATAATTATTTAAGAAAAAATC
It encodes the following:
- a CDS encoding T9SS type A sorting domain-containing protein, whose product is MIKILPFALLFSTLNIFSQGGSLDTSFGTGGKVTTSINSGADIAYATVLQSDGKILVSGTTNSSISGKDFFCIRYNTDGTLDTSFGTNGIATFDLQGGSDDVAYAMSLLSDGNILLAGFSDDGSNKNAAIIRITSNGTLDTTFGTAGKVYTEFISGRADEIKVIKIHALTGNLIVGGTSSATSTNSQGVIARYTSNGVLDTNFNTTGIVTLPNGSGSGTYFHTIEDLAVKSNGKISAVGWINQQGLSWSANHYGCRLNSNGSLDTTFSTDGLIVTNGGFNGDDKSFSIILNSDDSFLFAGGGYLTDLQYDYFLGLYNSSGSTAQGKASFNFATLNKDIIYGTGVDSTGKIVMVGSSVASVSSSTFGLARVNSDYTVDTSFGTSGKVTTTFGTNTTNEAFDMAIQSDDKIIAVGYTGNDIAIARYNNATLSANDFDKNTITIYPNPVKNTLHLDLSNHSENLGKEFQIFDANGRVVLKGKIDEINKALDVSSMQNGLYFIKIGEVLSKFVKQ